A genomic region of Rhipicephalus sanguineus isolate Rsan-2018 chromosome 1, BIME_Rsan_1.4, whole genome shotgun sequence contains the following coding sequences:
- the LOC119379063 gene encoding uncharacterized protein LOC119379063 produces MARLGKLDEFDEKDQNFESYLERFEHFVTANDIKEEKKLAVFLSLIGPRTYEVLKSLVVPAVPGDKSFEEVTVLLKKHYSPQCSVIAERCKFNKRAQEQGSVEDFIVALKHLARKCDLGQFLQDALRDRIVAGIRRKETQLALFGEEDLTFEKACKIALDREQAARQTALLHTEGKEAALDAMAIRGKESEKKWKLRKFKEAKRVCERCGKAHAASVCSYKNVQCHSCSQIGHLQKMCPRNRRDLNRANVVDCSDSDSELDVYHVINTVISPVTYLVKVSQAVRFTHADHIRARHGSPDSSSCPQAQPAPTASQDTTPTLPMACGPVAGSPLANPCATDTATSLLPETASPTAGTAASGSADQPGAEDAPPAAELPTLRRSARVRHAPNRYQSSDFRK; encoded by the exons ATGGCGCGACTAGGCAAGCTAGACGAGTTCGACGAGAAGGATCAGAATTTCGAGTCCTATCTGGAGCGTTTTGAGCACTTCGTCACCGCAAATGACATCAAAGAGGAAAAGAAGCTCGCAGTATTCTTGAGCCTGATAGGACCACGAACGTACGAGGTGCTCAAAAGTTTGGTAGTACCCGCGGTTCCTGGGGACAAGTCCTTTGAAGAGGTCACAGTGCTGTTGAAGAAACATTATAGCCCACAGTGCTCGGTCATTGCCGAACGTTGCAAATTTAACAAGCGAGCACAAGAGCAGGGAAGCGTCGAGGACTTCATAGTGGCATTAAAGCATTTAGCAAGGAAGTGCGATTTAGGTCAGTTTCTGCAAGACGCGCTGCGAGACAGGATAGTGGCAGGCATAAGACGCAAGGAAACGCAACTCGCCTTATTTGGTGAAGAAGATTTAACCTTCGAAAAGGCGTGCAAGATAGCCCTGGACAGAGAGCAGGCTGCGCGACAGACAGCGTTACTTCATACAGAAGGCAAGGAAGCGGCTTTGGATGCCATGGCGATAAGAGGaaaagaaagcgaaaagaaaTGGAAGCTTCGGAAGTTCAAGGAAGCCAAGCGAGTTTGCGAAAGATGTGGCAAGGCTCATGCGGCTAGTGTTTGCTCGTATAAGAACGTGCAGTGTCACAGCTGTTCTCAAATCGGCCATCTACAGAAGATGTGTCCACGTAATCGCAGAGACCTCAACCGCGCAAACGTGGTGGACTGCTCTGATAGTGACTCCGAATTAGATGTTTACCATGTTATCAATACA GTTATCAGTCCCGTAACCTATCTGGTGAAAGTGTCGCAGGCGGTGCGATTTACGCATGCGGACCACATCAGAGCCCGCCACGGAAGCCCGGATTCTTCAAGCTGTCCGCAGGCACAACCAGCTCCAACGGCATCCCAAGACACTACTCCGACGCTTCCCATGGCGTGTGGGCCAGTCGCCGGGTCGCCTCTCGCGAATCCATGCGCGACCGACACTGCGACGTCTCTTCTTCCGGAAACGGCATCGCCCACGGCCGGAACAGCTGCCTCCGGCTCGGCGGACCAGCCCGGTGCCGAAGACGCGCCACCGGCAGCCGAACTTCCAACTCTGCGTCGTAGTGCACGTGTACGACATGCCCCGAACAGATACCAGTCCAGTGACTTTCGAAAGTAA